The nucleotide sequence AATGGCACTTCGCGGGCTATGCGATTCACCGATATATATTCTTCATCGAAACGTATAATCCAGTTTTTGTGGATCGCAAGGATCGATTAGTAATCGCTCGATATCGGGACCATTGAAGGCGACGTCGCACACGTAATCTAAAGGGCATGATGCAGGGTGTACGTCTATTATAACAGGTTGAAAATTACCCTCGTATATTATGTACATTCTCGGGACACGAAAAATATAATCTTGTAATAGTAATTCTCTCGGTACAAGTGTTGCGTACAATGAGAAAGCATCGGAACCGCATGTGTGTGCACAGTTACTtgcaaaaaatgtttattgATAGATTCTCACAATCAAAATCTTGAACATCACTCGTCGTTCGGAGATGTTATCAAATGAAACAAAGAAGAATGTTACCAGAACATTTCCGTCTGTGATTGTTTCTTTTATCACTTAACTtctatcattttttatttgtcaGGTTTTCGTATCAcctgctttctctctctctctcgttatcTCTTTCGtgcgctcgctctctctctttctctctctccctctcataTCTCACTTTCTCTCGATTAACAGTcgcaataaaaatgattttatttcaaCTATTCTGTAACAAAAAGGCAGACGAAGTGCAGGCATCGTTCGCGGGGTGCGCCGCCACGTGACTTCGTTTCTCCCCCTCGAATTCGATTACTATTTAGGATCGATCAGGACTCGTCAACCAAGGAGAACGCCCCTTCTCCAAAGAAAATATTCCTCGCCGCCCTCGGGTTTCGAGGGGGatcgcgcgcgcccgcgcgatCAATCGAGAAATTACAAGCTGGTGACTTCCTGATACGATGGGTGTCAGTCAATCAGTTCGTTCATTCGGAAGGAAAAACAGTATACAAAAGTTCAACGGGTTTCTCTGTTCGCTTTTACGTCTAGGTAACAATCTTCGAGACCCGTATCTCATTCGATCCTCTCCTATCGATCATACACGATCACCGCGTATATTTACATAGCAGATCTTCACGAACGAACAAATATCGTTTGGGAGCGGCTTGTTCGGTGAAAATGAACGAAGTAATTGGCCAACCGAACGGCACAGCTTTCTCATCGCGAAATAATTTAACCGTGGAAATGCCCGTAAAACGTTCTCTTTGATTCCAACAGGACAGAACGACGACCATTCATTTTTCTCTCACTTCTCTCCCACGTACACCTGCTTCACAGTATTAGCCGCGAGATCACCGACACGCGTATCGTAGTTTGTTCACGAGAAATTAAAATGCTTTTTAAGGCAGTATGTGTAAGTTGTCCTaggaaatttattataaataatcacatatttttctttctctttctttataTCGTTCACTATACAAGGCTCCGTTTGTTCCTCATCCTCGCTTCAGTGTTAATATGGCTCGTGTTTCACTCTGCTTTCTCGATCAAtcgctcttttttctctctctctctctttctttctttctttcgtccTCTCatactctctctccctttcaaacatttcatttatcttcatttttattttcaaaaataacaGCGCTAGCACCCCAAGTCCCTGATTACACACAGGAGAACCACTCCATCTTTAAACTTCTGTCGCTATGTTTTTCCTCCTCTCGCGAAAGAAACTcctaaattaacaaaaataattaaacaaGCGTCAACAAAAGCGTACACTCATTTTCCTCTTGTGTGTTGTGTTGTATTGTATTTTTCGATACGCGCGTgtattttctctttctctctctctctctctctttcattttCTAGCTTACTTCCTGTTTGTATACCACTTCCGGTTTTTCAGCTTCCGTACGTTTTcttgatatttatatatacttttgatacgtatatgtatgtacatatacgaACACAtgtacacacatacacatatatatttACGCACTTATACTCTTTCATATACTCGTTCGAACCAATGTTATATtagtttactcatttgttttcTCGTGTCGTATTTTTCGCGCCGTTCCAAAGCCCAGCCCCGGAGTTCAATTATTTGTCAGTTAACATATACAAACACACATgtttatatacttatacgtaTATGTGTACCGTCATTTTATACGTTTATTTCTCTTCTGTATATTCGTTGACACGGTAAAGTCGAGAGCGGAACGATTACTTTGACAAAACAAGACGGCTCACGGCGGATCGATCCCGTTTTTTCGAGAGGCGTCGATCGCCGATCGGATTTTACTAAAACAAGTTCCCCTCGCGTAATACAAATATATCTCCGGTACATGTTATCTCCTTCTAGTAGTTGTCATATTATCTGAGTATCCTGGTGGTGCCCTAATCCCTATTTTCGTGGTGTTTACGAAGGCAATCGAACGTGGTCAGTAAAGCGTTACACGCGGCAAAATAAAAAACAGCACCGCACGCGGAAACAGTGCGATCGTCGCGCGAACTCTTCTCCAACCAGCGTGCCTACCTCGGCACAGGATTCGTCTAACGAATCCCCGATCCCTTCTACGTTATCTCGTTCGCTTACGGTCTATGtcgattaaaaaaattaaatagaaaactGGTGCTAAACATTTGAGCATGTCTCTCTCTCGTACGAAAATAAAGCAACGCGAGCACGTTTGTGCTTATCCGGTGGTTTGAAGAGGTCGCGTCGAACTATGTCGAGCCCGATACAAAAACCCACGTCGAGCGAAACTGATTATCAGCCTGGGCATATCGAAACTAGGGCATGTACGTGATATCCTGATGCATAATTATGATACACGTTCGTTGCAGTCTATCCTAGAAAAGATATTTTATAGCGCAGCTGGGCCACGAAACGGTGAGAGGCGATGACGCAATATTGATTGTTTGTCGTTTGATTGAGTCAGCGGAGATGCCTTTCAGCTCTGATCTTGGGAAAGTGCACCATATTTGTTACCCAACGTGAGTTTCGGTGCTTGCGTCTGCTCCGGCACGTACAATCTACTTCCACCTTTGTTACGAACTTCTTCAAATACACCTTCGTCTCGTTTCCTAaaagaataaattaatttttctcgcTGCTTTACGAGAGACCTCTCTCAGTTGGGTATAGTTTGCCTTACCGTCTTCCCCATGGTCCGTTCGGTTCATTGATCTGTTGCTGTTTTGAATTCAAAGTCGGGAAGTACTCCTCGCTGTGTATATCTGGCGCTATGTTCTTTCCTCGCGGTCTCGGACTAGCTGTTAAGGGTTGAACGTTTCTTAAGTGCGGCGGCTTATAACTACTTCCACCTGATATAACAGTAGGTGGAGGTGGTGGAGTTGGTTCAACCACTTCGGGTTGAGGCTGGGGAGGAAGTTCCGGCTTCTTCCATGGCCCCAAATGCTTGCCACCGCCTTCCCCGGACTCTCCGTCGGAGCTATTATCCTCTGTGGCTTTTTCGTCGTCGGTTTCTGCATCCACAGACTCATTAACCGTTAAGTTTCCTATTTTTAAACCAGTATAATCCTTCTTTTCTTCTTCGAATTCTCTCCATTCGTCTTCATCCTACGAAATAACACGCATGTAAATATACAGACACAATACTCCTCTGTTCATGATCGCTAAACATTCTATAGATATCTTGGTTTCTACAACAGGAACAGTGCAGTTTAGCTGCCTATTACGGTGCGAGTTCAAAAGCAAACTATATTTTTAACGGAGAAAAATGCATTCTAACTAAAAACCGTTTCCGTTAATAATTTCGAACAGCTGCTGATAATATGCGAGTTTTCTAGAGGAAATATTCGTTTACGCGTTCCGACGCAATTACATAACGATTCGATCTTCGAACAGCGGAGGTAAAATCGGTCACGCGAAATTCCCGTGGGTCTCTAAAACTAGTAGATAATTTCAGAAATCGTACGAATGACGTTTACGCGAACAAATATGGCAGCGGCCTATGGCACACACGGGTGAGTTGTTGGTTTTCGAGGTGCGAAGATCGCATTGTTTCAGGGTAGTAAGGATAATCGCAGCAAATTTACGACAAAAGAAATGGGATATTCACCTCGGTATGTTGAATCTCTTCGACCTCGGGGTTTGTCGGTTTATCTTTCGTTCTCTGCTTTCCCAAACGTTTCCCCGTCTCTTCCAATTTCTTGGCTATTTCTTCGGTCGTCGTAAACTTCTTCCCCTTCGCTTTTTTCCGGTCCTTCTTCGCAAAGAAATCGTCCAAGTCTGCCATACTGTGATGACTCTCGCTATTATTCTTCGAAAAAGGCTTTTTTTCACGAGAGAACACGAGGAAGAGAGCCTTAACGCAGAATGATCGGAACCACCGCTGCCGCTGTCCACATGGGCTTGTCTTGGCCGGAAGTCGTGGAACCACTTCGAAGTCAATGCAGCGACTAAATGCAGCCCGACTTTTTGAAAAAAGATCTTTTCTAATGAAGGACAGCCTCTGAAATATCGTCACCGAATAATTCGACCGTTTTAATGGTACATATTTCTTGTATTTTAGACAACGTTGAGAAATTCCCCTGTAAACGAACGAATATGTGGCGCTGTCTGTCTAGCAGAAGACCCGTACAAAAAATTTCAAGGGTTACCTAACCTAGAAATCGACTGCTGTTTAACGAAATTAATAAATCAACCGTGTTATTGAAAAGGCTTAATGAGAAGCTACTAGCATTGTAATGACCCATAGATTAGGAACGTGGGCCACAAGACAATGGTAATATTAACACGTGCGATAAACGCGACGTACACAGAGGTTAATTgatctataaatctataatcCTCCCTCTTGTTGCCGATGGCGCCACTTATTCTTTTTCGCCACTTCCGCAATAGAAAATGGTGTTCAAGCTTTTTTACCGACATCTCTAACATAAAGTAAGCGCAAACGAGATATAGGATAGGAATAGAGTATGAGTTTCCATCATTTAAATGTTCGCGCCGTATTGTGCACGTCTAGTCTCGAAATCATCGAGCATAGAACATACGTCGTCTGTGATTCAAAACCGTTCCAGAAGCTTCATTTGTTTTCCATTGTTCTGTGACGCAGAGATACACGAACAAATATCGAAAACAAGATGTTCAAATTTGGATTTTTCAGGGACGAAGAGGCAAAAGGTAGTTTTACATTTATCCAGTTTATTTAAGTATgcaacaaaaaatattctttattaagGTTATGTGTTTGCTACATTGTTTCCTGCGCATGTGCGGATTCAAGTATGATTTTCTGAGCATCAATTTTCtcgtttaataaaaataattatttggaAAAAGAATGTGTGCTCAGAATGATAATTTCAGAAGATGACATCGAAACAAAGGAATCAATTAATTGGATTCCCGCATCAAAGATTTGTATCACAGAATTGGAAATCACAAAACAATTTGAATCCGATGATTACACGGAAAGTATAATATTTCCGGGTTGCAAGTTAAAATTAATTCGCTCTGAGAAAGTTTTGCAACACTTGAAAGAAGAAAACTGTGTAAATATTGTAGAAGCAGAGTCACAACATTCTGATCTTGTCCCTGCCAAATACGAAGGTATAtggcaattaaataaaaataatcattaTTTATTGTCGAACATGAACAGCTCCTACTTTCTAAATATGAAGCAAAGCTTGCATTTAGTTCATTGATTTTGATTTAATTTCGAAcacttttcttttaatttaattcttaAGAATTTAATGAGAAATTCGTGTATCAAGGTGGTCTAAAAATCTGGGAATGTAGTTACGATCTCGGACACTACGTTTTCGAAAATAGTGTAGAATTTCGAGACAAAACTGTGTTGGATTTGGGATGTGGTGCTGGTGTTATTGGTTTGATAGCTCTTTTGAGAAATTCCGTCGTACATTTTCAAGACTATGTTCGTTTCTTTTATACACATAATTTTCTAATAAAGTTCTCAAAATTTTTGGTTCATGTGGATCGTTATTTTAGAACGTGGAGGTAATAAAATCTGTGACAATTCCAAATGTTCTTCTGAATTCAGAGGAtcgaaaaaatattttacataGATGTGAATTTTTTTGCGGGGACTGGGAATCGTTTACGAAATTAAACGAGTCTGATAATGAAAGTCACGTTACAAAGTACGACCTGATTTTCACGAGTGAAACAATTTACAATCCTGACAATCACAGGAAATTGTATAATGTTTTTAAAGAGAAGCTGAAACAAGATGGCGTCGGGCAAGTATAATTATCGaaatttaacttaatttataATCTATTTTGGctagataattaaattaatttagacATTTCATtaggaaaataatttttttagtagtaggtaattaattattttcgcTACTACTCAGATTCATTGCCGCTAAAAGTTATTATTTCGGGGTTGGTGGAGGAATGAGGCAATTTCAAAATCTCATAGAGGAAGATAACGTTTTCAACGTCGAAATAGTGTGGACAAGTCAACAGGGTAACAATTGACCATTAAATCTTACTTTATcctttataaattacaattttttaattagaCTTAATCTGCAGTAAAAGGCCAATTGATTTTGCTTAATAAACAACAATTGTAAATTTCAGGATTGCAAAGAGAAATTCTGAAAATTTCGAGGACACAACGTTCCTGAATTTAACCGGCATCTATCTGTATTTATATACGTAGAATAAGAagcaattacaatttttattttcatacagATAATTCCATAACTCAAACTGTTTTGTTATTAGTTATTTCAGCACACCCCCATAAAGCCATACATGTTTAAATATTAAAGGAAAACAATTAATCAATCTTATTTATCAAAttgaaaacaaataatttatttcaagaagtaaaaatttttatgtaattttttTTAGCCATGCATTTAATTGTTCAATGTCGGCTGAGTTATCCGGATCTTTACTAAATGCATAGCATTCTGCAAAATCTATCTGTGTATCCAGCTGGGCAAATTCAAAATCTTTCCCTTCTCTTCCAAGGAAAAAATTTTTGGACGATGCATCTGTAGCTTCTAACTGACTTGTTTTTGTCATACGTAATAAATTCATTTCTCTCTCCAATAATGTTTTTATGACAGAGGAACCTTTTGCCATAGTTTGGTCCTGTTTATTGCATAATATTAGTacacatttattttgcatagatggTTCGGACAGTATATTATACAAGTACCTGAAAATGATTAGATTCTTTAATTGTTTCTGCTACAGGATACAATGTCCTGTTACCTGTATCTACTTACTCTGCTACATCACGAATATCCTTTTGGAATGTTACCGAATCAATTACATAGATAACACCTTTCGCAGATAATTTGAATTGGTGAAAGTATTTATAGCGTAAACGCTCGTGTCCAGGAACATCGACAAGTTTCAGGGTATGCTAGACGTACAAATGGTAATAGAGGATCTCGATGCTGACGTACGAATGCTACAAACTTTATATACATGTACTTACATTATTAATTACAAGATTGGCTGTATTTTCTTTTGCAGATGTGTAAGTTTTAACAGAATTTGCACAAGCTAAACGCGCGAATATCAGTGTTTTACCAGCATCGCTGAGACCGGTTAAAAGTATCCTATTTCCTATAGATTTTCTTCGACGCCATATGACAAACAGTACTGAGCAGAGGAACAAAGTaggatatcgtaaaaattatggtatctatatttattttatatatgcaATCACAATATTATGTTCCTTATATTTCTCGTATATATCGCTGTATTCCTTTTTATGCTTATTCTATATACCATGGTCATaagtaattatttatatcgtatttatatatttaaaaattccaCGCAACAGATTGATACAATTGTAACCTACAAAAATTTGTACATTACCTATAGTTAAGATAATCACTATCACGGCAACCAATATGCCCAGAAATTCGGAATCCATATTGTGACCCGTCAACGGCTTCACGTATTTTTCCATTGTTTCAATATCGTGTTATTTACGAATTACCTCGTGAACATgctctaatttaataataaaccaCAACAATAGTGCACACACTACTGTATCAattcaacgtgttaagcaaATAGCATGTAGTTCGCTATGCGACTGTCCTATTTAGACAGAGGGCGCCAGAGGTCGTTCAATTATTACCGATATCGGTATTACCACGTCTGTAACATATACCCTGTTCGTGCTTTCTGCGAGGTCGCGTAGTTCGCCGCTTCGCCTA is from Megalopta genalis isolate 19385.01 chromosome 4, iyMegGena1_principal, whole genome shotgun sequence and encodes:
- the LOC117218825 gene encoding protein CDV3 homolog, which encodes MADLDDFFAKKDRKKAKGKKFTTTEEIAKKLEETGKRLGKQRTKDKPTNPEVEEIQHTEDEDEWREFEEEKKDYTGLKIGNLTVNESVDAETDDEKATEDNSSDGESGEGGGKHLGPWKKPELPPQPQPEVVEPTPPPPPTVISGGSSYKPPHLRNVQPLTASPRPRGKNIAPDIHSEEYFPTLNSKQQQINEPNGPWGRRKRDEGVFEEVRNKGGSRLYVPEQTQAPKLTLGNKYGALSQDQS
- the LOC117218822 gene encoding histidine protein methyltransferase 1 homolog isoform X1; translation: MFKFGFFRDEEAKEDDIETKESINWIPASKICITELEITKQFESDDYTESIIFPGCKLKLIRSEKVLQHLKEENCVNIVEAESQHSDLVPAKYEGGLKIWECSYDLGHYVFENSVEFRDKTVLDLGCGAGVIGLIALLRNSVVHFQDYNVEVIKSVTIPNVLLNSEDRKNILHRCEFFCGDWESFTKLNESDNESHVTKYDLIFTSETIYNPDNHRKLYNVFKEKLKQDGVGFIAAKSYYFGVGGGMRQFQNLIEEDNVFNVEIVWTSQQGLQREILKISRTQRS
- the LOC117218822 gene encoding histidine protein methyltransferase 1 homolog isoform X2, whose amino-acid sequence is MFKFGFFRDEEAKDDIETKESINWIPASKICITELEITKQFESDDYTESIIFPGCKLKLIRSEKVLQHLKEENCVNIVEAESQHSDLVPAKYEGGLKIWECSYDLGHYVFENSVEFRDKTVLDLGCGAGVIGLIALLRNSVVHFQDYNVEVIKSVTIPNVLLNSEDRKNILHRCEFFCGDWESFTKLNESDNESHVTKYDLIFTSETIYNPDNHRKLYNVFKEKLKQDGVGFIAAKSYYFGVGGGMRQFQNLIEEDNVFNVEIVWTSQQGLQREILKISRTQRS
- the LOC117218822 gene encoding histidine protein methyltransferase 1 homolog isoform X3, yielding MIISEDDIETKESINWIPASKICITELEITKQFESDDYTESIIFPGCKLKLIRSEKVLQHLKEENCVNIVEAESQHSDLVPAKYEGGLKIWECSYDLGHYVFENSVEFRDKTVLDLGCGAGVIGLIALLRNSVVHFQDYNVEVIKSVTIPNVLLNSEDRKNILHRCEFFCGDWESFTKLNESDNESHVTKYDLIFTSETIYNPDNHRKLYNVFKEKLKQDGVGFIAAKSYYFGVGGGMRQFQNLIEEDNVFNVEIVWTSQQGLQREILKISRTQRS
- the SrpRbeta gene encoding signal recognition particle receptor beta, with protein sequence MEKYVKPLTGHNMDSEFLGILVAVIVIILTIVLFVIWRRRKSIGNRILLTGLSDAGKTLIFARLACANSVKTYTSAKENTANLVINNHTLKLVDVPGHERLRYKYFHQFKLSAKGVIYVIDSVTFQKDIRDVAEYLYNILSEPSMQNKCVLILCNKQDQTMAKGSSVIKTLLEREMNLLRMTKTSQLEATDASSKNFFLGREGKDFEFAQLDTQIDFAECYAFSKDPDNSADIEQLNAWLKKIT